The following coding sequences lie in one Candidatus Neptunochlamydia sp. REUL1 genomic window:
- a CDS encoding gluconeogenesis factor YvcK family protein, whose protein sequence is MKKIVVMGGGTGNFTVLRGLKKHAVDLSAIVSMADDGGSTGILRDELGVLPPGDVRQCLVALSDSSRLMRSLMNYRFENGGLGGHSLGNLILSALEKVTGSFERAVEEMGRILYIKGKVIPVTTHQVRLKMILKDRKLLESEKEIYLSHEIDKGYSKIYLEPFPKPNPHALSEITNADLVVIGPGGLHTSIIPNLLVDGVSKALRESQAKKVFICNLMNRRGQTTGYKVSDYLKEIVHYLGRDVFDYILVNNQTPDPTLIERYAEEGELVENDIDDPRIISANLLGELTEKRKGDIMRRSLIRHNSTQVTKEIMNIVDHL, encoded by the coding sequence GTGAAAAAAATTGTAGTCATGGGTGGAGGAACAGGGAATTTTACTGTTCTTCGGGGGCTCAAAAAACATGCTGTTGATTTGAGCGCGATTGTGTCCATGGCGGATGATGGAGGAAGTACTGGGATTCTCCGCGATGAGTTAGGGGTCCTTCCCCCAGGTGACGTTCGTCAGTGTTTAGTTGCCCTTTCAGATTCTTCACGATTAATGCGAAGCTTAATGAACTACCGCTTTGAAAATGGGGGGCTTGGGGGGCATAGTTTGGGCAATCTGATTCTGTCGGCTCTTGAAAAAGTTACAGGAAGTTTTGAGCGGGCTGTCGAAGAGATGGGGCGGATCCTTTACATCAAAGGAAAGGTGATTCCGGTGACAACGCACCAGGTACGCCTTAAAATGATCCTAAAAGATCGGAAACTCTTAGAAAGTGAAAAAGAAATTTATCTTTCTCACGAAATTGATAAGGGCTACAGCAAGATCTACCTGGAACCTTTTCCAAAACCTAATCCTCACGCACTCTCTGAAATTACAAATGCTGATTTGGTTGTTATTGGTCCGGGAGGTCTTCATACTTCGATTATTCCTAACTTGCTAGTTGATGGTGTGAGCAAAGCTTTGAGGGAATCCCAGGCAAAAAAGGTTTTTATCTGCAATTTGATGAACCGAAGAGGTCAGACAACAGGCTACAAAGTAAGTGATTACCTTAAAGAGATCGTTCATTATTTAGGAAGGGATGTCTTTGATTATATCTTAGTAAATAACCAAACCCCTGATCCGACATTAATTGAAAGGTATGCCGAGGAAGGCGAACTTGTAGAAAATGATATCGATGATCCTCGAATCATTTCAGCAAATCTGTTAGGGGAATTGACTGAAAAAAGGAAAGGAGACATTATGAGACGGAGCTTGATCCGCCACAATTCTACGCAAGTAACAAAAGAGATTATGAATATTGTTGATCATCTTTGA
- a CDS encoding HAD family hydrolase: MIIFDLDDTLIDTSGSILPGILKKALKEMEGVGLSMANFNRSYQELLRLNTFHNSSKDALMEFLEINRAPSSCLDIGLETVYERPVFNEAIQPVEDAIEVLSELSRSHPLVLVTKGKEKIQREKMKRAGISTQFFTKLYFCKEGEKKNIYRKVSEEMGISPLNALVCGDRISLDLTPAKTLGYKTVQIRWGRGLGNTGFKKDVDYTILHLKELKALLETLKIVG; the protein is encoded by the coding sequence TTGATCATCTTTGATTTAGACGACACATTGATCGATACGAGTGGTTCGATCCTCCCTGGAATTCTAAAGAAAGCTCTTAAAGAGATGGAAGGGGTGGGGCTGTCTATGGCCAATTTTAATCGTTCCTATCAAGAACTTTTGCGTCTTAATACATTTCATAACAGCTCAAAGGATGCTTTGATGGAGTTTCTTGAAATCAACCGGGCTCCGTCCTCTTGTCTAGATATTGGATTAGAGACTGTCTATGAACGGCCTGTTTTTAATGAGGCGATACAACCCGTAGAAGATGCAATTGAAGTGCTCTCAGAGCTTTCAAGATCGCATCCTTTGGTTCTTGTTACGAAGGGGAAGGAAAAGATTCAGCGGGAAAAAATGAAGCGAGCGGGAATTTCAACTCAATTTTTTACTAAACTTTACTTCTGCAAAGAAGGAGAGAAAAAAAATATATACCGAAAAGTGAGTGAAGAAATGGGGATTTCCCCATTAAATGCTTTAGTTTGTGGAGATCGAATCTCTCTAGATCTCACTCCTGCTAAAACACTTGGCTATAAAACTGTTCAGATTAGATGGGGACGTGGATTAGGTAATACTGGATTTAAAAAGGACGTCGATTATACCATTCTGCACCTGAAAGAGTTGAAAGCCCTTTTGGAAACCCTTAAAATAGTTGGTTAA
- a CDS encoding phosphoribosyltransferase — protein sequence MNQKLIQNKQPPGNELQLQLLISSQEIEERLERTARVLENHYPTEELTIVMVLKGSFILVGDLLRHTHLPIRLETVQATSYGEGGIVKGEQEVAGVDSLEIRGKHVLLVDDIFDTGETLAELSRKIQDKQPASFRSLVLLSKDVPHNTDYRPDISLFDIEDRFVVGYGLDYKEYYRGLPDIYSIEM from the coding sequence ATGAATCAAAAACTGATACAGAACAAACAGCCCCCGGGCAACGAACTGCAGCTACAACTCCTCATTAGTTCTCAAGAAATTGAGGAGCGCTTGGAAAGAACCGCGCGCGTACTTGAAAATCATTATCCTACTGAAGAGCTTACCATTGTAATGGTGCTAAAAGGTTCCTTCATCTTAGTCGGCGACCTTCTCCGCCATACCCACCTTCCCATCCGTTTAGAAACGGTTCAAGCTACAAGCTATGGAGAGGGAGGTATTGTTAAGGGGGAACAAGAGGTTGCGGGCGTTGATTCCCTAGAAATTAGAGGGAAGCATGTTCTACTAGTCGACGACATCTTTGATACAGGAGAAACCTTGGCAGAATTGTCTAGAAAAATTCAAGATAAGCAGCCAGCTTCTTTTAGGTCTCTCGTGTTGCTTTCAAAAGATGTTCCTCATAATACTGATTACCGTCCTGATATTTCTCTTTTTGATATTGAAGATCGATTTGTTGTCGGGTATGGTTTGGACTACAAGGAATATTATCGGGGTCTTCCCGATATCTACTCAATAGAGATGTAA
- the accB gene encoding acetyl-CoA carboxylase biotin carboxyl carrier protein, translating into MDLEKIKELMEAMEDKGMTKVTLKEKNGFELELERGNDSEIASYPTHVPMVAAPRVDIQENRILPEAAKEPGKIESKEDNAITSPMVGTYYASPSPDDDPFVKIGDSVKEDTVVCIIEAMKVMNEVKAGKSGVVKEVFLNNADPVEFGTKLLTIS; encoded by the coding sequence GTGGATTTAGAAAAAATTAAAGAGCTTATGGAAGCCATGGAAGACAAAGGGATGACGAAAGTAACCCTAAAGGAAAAAAATGGTTTTGAGCTGGAACTTGAAAGGGGAAATGACTCTGAAATTGCCTCGTACCCTACGCATGTGCCAATGGTGGCAGCACCCCGCGTGGATATTCAGGAAAATAGGATTCTTCCTGAAGCAGCAAAAGAGCCAGGAAAAATCGAATCCAAGGAAGATAATGCAATAACATCTCCAATGGTGGGAACCTATTATGCGTCTCCGTCTCCAGATGACGATCCTTTTGTCAAGATAGGAGACAGCGTGAAGGAAGATACTGTTGTTTGTATCATCGAAGCAATGAAGGTGATGAACGAGGTAAAGGCTGGAAAAAGTGGTGTTGTAAAGGAAGTTTTCTTAAACAATGCTGATCCTGTAGAATTTGGAACGAAACTCCTTACCATAAGTTAG
- a CDS encoding amino acid kinase family protein, with product MKFGGASLKTPKHFVNVADIIAAKKGRVVVVVSAMGEMTDELTHLAHQVARSPARREMDMLISVGERISMSLLAMALEEKGVSAISLTGSQSGIITCGMHNDALIKDVRPIRIQEHLAEGKVVIVAGFQGVSEKKEITTLGRGGSDTSAVALAAALKAEKVEFYKDVKGIYSEDPKKNPSAKLYTELSSEQAMSFSEFVIHRRSILLASKNGLPLHVLTYKKELWKEYPGTWIDSAASKKGLTYESSR from the coding sequence ATGAAATTTGGGGGAGCCTCTTTGAAAACCCCAAAACATTTTGTGAATGTTGCTGATATTATCGCAGCTAAGAAGGGGCGCGTCGTTGTTGTCGTTAGTGCTATGGGTGAGATGACCGATGAGCTTACACACCTGGCCCATCAGGTAGCACGTAGCCCTGCTCGCCGCGAGATGGATATGCTGATTTCAGTTGGTGAAAGAATTAGTATGTCCCTGCTTGCTATGGCATTAGAAGAAAAGGGTGTTTCTGCAATTAGTTTAACGGGGAGTCAATCGGGAATCATTACTTGCGGTATGCATAATGATGCTCTGATTAAAGATGTTCGCCCTATTCGTATTCAAGAGCACCTAGCTGAAGGAAAGGTTGTGATTGTTGCTGGTTTTCAAGGGGTAAGTGAAAAGAAGGAAATTACCACTCTTGGCAGAGGGGGGAGTGACACATCAGCGGTGGCTCTTGCTGCAGCCCTTAAGGCGGAAAAGGTGGAGTTTTATAAAGATGTCAAGGGAATCTATTCAGAAGATCCTAAAAAAAACCCCAGTGCCAAGCTTTATACGGAGCTTTCGTCTGAGCAAGCGATGAGCTTTTCAGAGTTTGTCATTCACCGCCGATCCATTTTGCTTGCGTCAAAAAACGGTTTGCCCTTACACGTGTTAACTTACAAGAAGGAGCTGTGGAAGGAGTATCCAGGAACATGGATTGACTCTGCAGCATCGAAGAAAGGGTTAACCTATGAAAGTAGCAGATGA
- the rfbA gene encoding glucose-1-phosphate thymidylyltransferase RfbA: protein MKGIVLAGGLGSRLHPLTLATSKQLLPIYDKPMIYYPLSVLMLAGIRDIMIISTPHDLPSFETLFGDGSRLGLSLSYAVQEEPRGIAEALVIGESFINGENVALILGDNIFYGDHLSSLLKSCGQLESGAAIFGYQVKDPERYGVVTFEGDKVSDLIEKPNPAPSSYAVTGLYFYDGQAVALAKGLTPSARGELEITDLNRAYLDQGALRVHLFDRGFAWLDTGTFEALHQASNYIQVIQERQGIQVGCVEEIAYQNKWIGDLELESLAKSLINSDYGKYLLALLEDNKKQG from the coding sequence ATGAAAGGTATCGTTTTGGCTGGGGGGTTAGGCTCACGTCTTCATCCCTTGACGCTTGCTACAAGTAAACAACTCCTCCCTATTTACGATAAGCCGATGATTTACTATCCTCTTTCCGTTTTGATGCTAGCGGGGATCCGGGATATTATGATTATCTCTACGCCTCATGATTTGCCTAGTTTTGAGACCCTCTTTGGGGATGGGTCCCGGTTAGGACTTTCCCTTTCCTACGCCGTGCAGGAAGAGCCTCGAGGGATTGCTGAGGCTTTGGTCATCGGTGAATCCTTTATTAATGGAGAGAATGTGGCCCTTATCCTTGGGGATAATATCTTTTATGGCGACCACCTGTCCTCCCTATTAAAGAGCTGTGGCCAGCTTGAATCAGGGGCGGCCATCTTCGGCTATCAGGTGAAGGATCCTGAGCGCTATGGAGTAGTCACATTTGAAGGGGACAAGGTATCTGATCTCATTGAGAAACCTAATCCTGCTCCTTCCTCATATGCCGTCACAGGGCTCTACTTCTACGATGGTCAAGCGGTCGCTTTAGCAAAAGGACTCACCCCTTCGGCTCGTGGTGAGCTGGAGATTACCGATCTCAACCGAGCCTACCTTGATCAAGGGGCCTTGAGAGTCCATCTATTCGATCGAGGCTTTGCTTGGCTCGATACTGGGACCTTTGAAGCTCTTCACCAAGCCTCTAACTATATACAGGTCATTCAGGAGAGGCAAGGGATCCAAGTAGGATGCGTTGAAGAAATTGCCTATCAAAATAAGTGGATTGGAGATCTAGAGCTCGAGTCTCTCGCTAAGTCATTGATTAACAGTGACTATGGGAAGTATCTGTTGGCGCTTTTAGAAGATAATAAAAAACAGGGTTAG
- a CDS encoding elongation factor P, translated as MATTSNQISPGTTLSLDGKIYRVETSVKVTVAKGVPFIKTKLKNLMSDEVIEKNFKVDQEIDEVNLSERRLEFLYLEGKDYLFLDIDEFDEVLVATDVVGDKVNYLKEGIQIRAMFYGETIFSIELSQFLELMVIKLEDIKSKVSVSSASKYGILETGAKVEVPLFIEVGDIIKVDTHLGEFVQRI; from the coding sequence ATGGCAACAACAAGTAATCAGATTTCACCTGGAACAACACTATCGCTCGATGGAAAAATCTACCGAGTGGAGACGAGTGTAAAAGTCACTGTTGCCAAAGGTGTCCCGTTTATTAAAACGAAACTCAAGAACCTTATGTCTGATGAGGTCATTGAGAAAAACTTTAAAGTTGATCAAGAGATCGATGAGGTAAACTTAAGTGAGAGACGGTTGGAGTTTCTTTACTTAGAGGGGAAGGACTACCTGTTTTTGGATATCGATGAATTTGATGAAGTTCTTGTCGCAACCGATGTCGTTGGGGATAAAGTCAATTATTTGAAAGAGGGAATACAGATTCGGGCAATGTTTTATGGAGAGACGATCTTTTCGATCGAACTTTCCCAGTTTTTGGAGCTGATGGTCATAAAGCTTGAAGATATAAAATCTAAGGTTTCTGTTTCGAGTGCTAGTAAATATGGAATTCTGGAGACAGGAGCAAAAGTAGAAGTACCTCTCTTTATTGAAGTGGGCGACATTATTAAAGTCGATACTCATCTCGGTGAGTTCGTGCAAAGAATCTAA
- a CDS encoding transposase, whose translation MGSDGNGWFFSAGKGGGGLVDYGYKGKGVTNHLLVDEEGSPIALEVTSAKGDERLQVEPLLERVSKQIKISQKETGRLPIFEADKGYDASALRVKLLRRNIYPIIAKRKMGKHPEDKKIASWIRRRRWQVERAISWLQRKFRRLVVRSERKLDYWKGFLNFSLIKYWVDRLSG comes from the coding sequence TTGGGATCGGATGGCAACGGATGGTTTTTTTCCGCAGGCAAAGGAGGAGGAGGATTAGTTGACTATGGATACAAAGGGAAAGGAGTCACAAACCACCTTTTAGTCGATGAAGAAGGGAGCCCAATTGCACTTGAAGTAACGAGTGCTAAAGGAGATGAGAGATTACAAGTAGAGCCTCTGCTTGAAAGAGTAAGCAAGCAGATAAAAATCTCCCAAAAAGAGACAGGAAGGCTTCCCATATTCGAAGCAGATAAAGGTTATGATGCAAGTGCACTAAGGGTAAAATTGTTAAGACGGAATATTTATCCGATTATAGCCAAAAGGAAGATGGGGAAACATCCAGAAGATAAGAAAATTGCGTCTTGGATTCGAAGGAGGCGATGGCAAGTAGAAAGGGCAATATCATGGCTTCAAAGAAAGTTCAGACGACTTGTTGTGCGTTCGGAAAGAAAATTAGATTACTGGAAAGGATTTTTGAATTTTAGCCTTATTAAATACTGGGTGGATAGATTATCGGGATAG
- the rpe gene encoding ribulose-phosphate 3-epimerase has product MSEIYIEPSIFAGDFGHLADEAKRAEDAGANAIHFDIMDGHFVPNLSLSPKALAAINKATDIYLDVHIMVYKPFDYIEQLIENGADCITFHIEATEDVEDTLNYIRKCGVHAGLAFCPETSESLIPKYLDKCDKILLMTVHPGFGGQALIPEVLEKIEFTRGLCDRLDVRKGGKVPKEGESLPPFDIQVDGGVDDKTAPLCIKAGANHLVSGTYLFKGEGMKDRIEVLRG; this is encoded by the coding sequence ATGTCTGAGATTTATATTGAACCATCAATTTTTGCTGGTGACTTTGGTCACCTTGCCGATGAAGCTAAGCGGGCTGAGGATGCTGGCGCTAACGCTATTCATTTTGACATCATGGATGGACATTTTGTTCCAAACTTGAGTTTGAGTCCCAAAGCACTTGCTGCTATTAACAAGGCAACCGACATCTATTTAGATGTTCACATCATGGTTTATAAACCATTCGATTATATTGAACAGTTAATCGAAAATGGTGCTGACTGTATCACCTTCCATATTGAGGCGACTGAAGATGTTGAGGATACCCTCAATTATATTCGCAAATGCGGTGTTCATGCAGGTTTAGCGTTTTGTCCGGAGACAAGTGAGTCGCTTATCCCGAAATATCTCGATAAGTGTGACAAGATTCTGCTGATGACCGTTCATCCCGGTTTTGGTGGACAGGCACTTATCCCTGAAGTTCTAGAAAAGATAGAATTTACTCGGGGATTGTGTGACAGGTTGGATGTAAGGAAAGGGGGCAAAGTTCCTAAAGAAGGAGAAAGTCTCCCTCCTTTTGATATTCAGGTAGACGGTGGAGTCGACGATAAGACCGCGCCTCTATGTATTAAGGCCGGAGCAAACCACTTGGTTTCGGGTACCTACTTGTTCAAGGGGGAAGGTATGAAAGATCGAATCGAGGTGCTTCGCGGGTGA
- the accC gene encoding acetyl-CoA carboxylase biotin carboxylase subunit has translation MKKVLVANRGEIAVRIIQACHDLGLQTVAVYSKADAEALHVLHADEAICIGDAPSNQSYLKVPHVLSACEISGADAIHPGYGFLSENANFASICESCGITFIGPSAKTIAMLGDKAQAKSIAKSVRCPIIPGSNGIVETVDEALKEAKKIGFPVFIKATAGGGGKGIRIAQDSEDFVRQFAAARAEAEVSFGNPDIYLEKMIFNPRHIEVQILGDEHGNYVHLGERDCTIQRRRQKLIEETPSPVLTPHLRKKMGEAAVHLAKAAKYHTVGTVEFLLDEKKNFFFMEVNTRIQVEHTVTEELTGIDLVKEQIKMAMGEKLLYKQKNIRMEGHIFEFRINAENPANNFMPSPGLLEYYIPSGGPNVRVDSACYSGYRIPPFYDSMIAKLIVKGKDRADAIKIAKRALREFHIGGVNSTIPFHQYMLHNPTFLSGEGYNLAFIDTLIEEGCNFVHDESKTDTEQTAPGQRTAATTPH, from the coding sequence ATGAAAAAAGTTTTAGTTGCAAACCGAGGTGAAATAGCAGTTCGAATTATTCAAGCGTGTCACGATCTTGGTCTTCAAACAGTGGCTGTTTACTCCAAAGCCGATGCGGAAGCCCTTCACGTACTCCATGCAGATGAAGCGATTTGTATTGGAGATGCACCTTCGAACCAATCTTATCTTAAAGTTCCTCATGTATTATCAGCTTGTGAGATTTCTGGTGCCGATGCGATCCATCCAGGGTATGGCTTCCTAAGTGAGAATGCTAACTTTGCATCGATTTGTGAAAGTTGTGGTATTACCTTTATAGGCCCTTCAGCAAAGACGATTGCGATGCTCGGCGATAAAGCGCAAGCTAAAAGCATCGCAAAGAGTGTGCGCTGTCCAATTATTCCCGGATCGAATGGAATCGTAGAAACTGTTGACGAGGCTCTTAAAGAAGCCAAAAAAATTGGATTTCCAGTCTTCATTAAAGCGACAGCTGGTGGCGGTGGAAAGGGGATTCGAATTGCTCAAGATTCTGAGGATTTTGTCCGTCAATTTGCAGCGGCTCGAGCTGAAGCAGAGGTTTCCTTTGGAAATCCTGATATTTACTTAGAAAAAATGATCTTTAATCCCCGGCATATTGAAGTGCAGATCCTTGGAGATGAGCATGGGAATTATGTGCATCTAGGTGAGAGAGACTGCACCATTCAAAGAAGACGACAAAAGCTGATTGAAGAGACTCCAAGTCCTGTTCTGACTCCCCACTTACGAAAAAAGATGGGAGAAGCAGCGGTGCACTTGGCAAAAGCTGCAAAGTATCACACTGTGGGAACTGTGGAGTTCCTCCTCGATGAAAAGAAGAACTTCTTTTTTATGGAGGTCAACACTCGCATTCAAGTAGAGCACACTGTGACAGAAGAATTGACGGGAATTGATCTTGTGAAAGAACAGATTAAGATGGCAATGGGAGAAAAACTCTTATACAAACAAAAGAATATTCGGATGGAAGGCCATATCTTTGAATTCCGGATTAATGCCGAGAATCCTGCGAATAATTTTATGCCGTCTCCTGGGCTTTTAGAATACTACATTCCTTCTGGGGGACCCAACGTGCGCGTTGATAGCGCTTGTTATTCTGGGTACCGGATCCCTCCTTTTTATGATTCGATGATTGCGAAGCTCATCGTTAAAGGAAAGGACCGCGCCGATGCTATTAAAATTGCGAAAAGAGCTCTTCGTGAATTTCATATCGGTGGCGTGAACTCCACGATCCCGTTTCACCAATATATGCTTCATAACCCTACCTTCTTGTCAGGAGAAGGATATAACCTAGCGTTTATCGATACCCTGATTGAAGAAGGATGCAACTTTGTACACGATGAATCAAAAACTGATACAGAACAAACAGCCCCCGGGCAACGAACTGCAGCTACAACTCCTCATTAG